The Sporosarcina luteola genome contains a region encoding:
- a CDS encoding AI-2E family transporter — translation MTKKLWFQVGVGILLAILIIKYFMEISFIFAPVIIIIKAIILPLLLGGVLYYMTEPIQRFLESRNIPRWGSILIILAGLVIILAIFISIIGPHVTRQVNNLVENAPTLSKKFDDMRSMFGDLEDYLPPSLQGSIDSATNSIQAIAVNFGKWIVQFLQSFFQAIFLLVLVPFFFIFMLKDHEKFAPIIYDLFSGERREWVKKTLSDIDNVLRSYIQGQFLISTILATLIFIGYLILGLEYALLLAIFALFMNLIPFIGPWIAVAPALIIAFMDKPKLVIGVAIVTLVAQQIDSNLITPNVMGKSLDIHPLTVITIILAAGNIAGFVGIIVGVPVYAVGKVIVRNIYDQRRKIKHAATKDVQG, via the coding sequence TTGACAAAGAAGCTTTGGTTCCAAGTTGGTGTCGGCATTTTATTGGCCATCTTAATCATTAAATATTTCATGGAAATCAGTTTCATATTTGCGCCGGTCATCATTATTATAAAAGCGATTATTTTACCGTTGTTGCTCGGTGGAGTGCTCTATTACATGACCGAACCGATACAGCGTTTCCTGGAAAGTCGTAATATCCCGCGATGGGGAAGTATTCTGATCATCTTGGCAGGCTTGGTCATCATACTAGCCATTTTCATTTCCATCATAGGACCCCATGTAACGAGACAGGTGAATAACCTTGTCGAAAACGCGCCAACCTTGTCGAAGAAATTCGATGATATGAGAAGTATGTTCGGGGATCTGGAAGATTATTTACCTCCAAGCTTGCAAGGTTCAATCGACAGTGCCACAAATTCGATTCAGGCAATAGCTGTGAACTTTGGAAAATGGATTGTCCAATTTTTACAATCTTTCTTCCAAGCGATATTCCTGCTCGTATTGGTGCCGTTTTTCTTCATCTTTATGTTGAAGGACCATGAAAAATTCGCACCGATCATCTATGACCTGTTCAGTGGGGAACGGCGTGAATGGGTTAAAAAAACCTTGAGCGATATTGACAATGTGCTACGTTCTTACATTCAGGGACAATTCCTGATCAGTACAATTCTGGCAACTCTCATCTTCATCGGATATTTAATATTGGGTCTTGAATACGCATTGCTTCTAGCCATCTTTGCGCTATTCATGAACTTGATTCCTTTCATCGGACCATGGATTGCGGTTGCGCCGGCTCTCATCATCGCTTTTATGGATAAGCCTAAACTTGTCATCGGTGTAGCGATCGTGACGCTCGTAGCCCAGCAAATCGACAGCAATCTTATCACGCCGAACGTCATGGGCAAATCGCTCGACATTCACCCGCTAACTGTCATTACAATCATCCTGGCAGCAGGTAATATCGCCGGTTTCGTCGGCATTATCGTTGGTGTGCCTGTATATGCGGTAGGAAAAGTGATTGTACGCAATATTTACGATCAACGAAGAAAAATCAAACATGCAGCTACAAAGGATGTACAAGGATGA